A single region of the Duganella sp. BuS-21 genome encodes:
- a CDS encoding iron-regulated protein frpC: MTSIVITLTTDDIIGLGTKNIAALTTEDMQAFNSDQIAALSTANVRVLSTQQMAFLSLDGLIGLTTDGIQALKAANITALNSDQLLTLSTDQLVALTTQHMTALTTRQLNLLAPTQIAALETQDVRALLSQQINSISSDQIVNLSTDQLTSMSSTQLRAISTRAITALTSDQVAALVSNQLQQIATHQINALTAGQLYTVTTDQIAQLSTLQISSLATQSLQSLSSDQIAAIETRDLIWMSSQQIRALGYDQLIGLTTDQAHALRSNEIAALRADQINVLSTDQVLALTSLAPLTSAQIAGLTTDHVTSLATRTIAALTTAQLAALNADQVVALNTDQVVALSSAQVSALTTNLITQLTTDQIVAIETRDIPALTSSQLRALNSDQLVALTTSQIAMLATAILPTLRPDQLAALTTDQIAALKSLVPLTTAQIQGLTTDQLVWMDTKDLVALSTTQLAALTPDQIMALTTDQVILLTTAQIAGLTTNMLVQMNTAQVQAIETRDIPALSSSQLRVLNSDQLVAMTTAQFAVMASDMLANLLPEQVAVLSSDQLASLKNLLTLTTAQFAALTTDQLVTLESRDLVALTSKQLAALTPDQIIALTTDQVVLLTTAQVNALTTSVFAQLNTAQIQAIETRDIRALNTAQIRALNSDQLIALSTDQIYALTTESAQALRPDQLMVLTTDQIIAIKSLLPLTTTQISSLTTDQIAALETAAIAGLSNAQLASLNSDQVQALTSDQLIGLTTAQVAGLNTVTLGALTTLQVQALETRDVAVLSGNQIRGFNSDQIVALTTDQISMLSTAAEQALTAEQVAALTTDQIVALKSLVPLTTAQIQALTTGQLISIESKDVIALTSVQLAALNSDQVQALTSDQVIGLTVTQYANMSTAMLNMLTTDQIRYVETRDIAALRAAQVAQLSTDQIVALLTDQFTALSSAAVGALTTDQISVLTSDQLNAMSTLAGVSSRQLTAFTTAQISALTTRNLASLASNQLGVLNTDQVLALTTDQIVALSGGQFRGLSSDAIAALSTDQIRAIETRDIAMLNVQQVNKLTTDQIIAMGTEQIYALGTAQEMALTDDQITALTTDQIDALRSLAVLSTRQIRALTSDQIGAINSADLVTLTTRQLAAFSSDQLQSLNTEQIIALSSSQIAALSNSAIAVLSTDAIAAIETRDIRAMRTSQIANLSLAQVMALRTDQLAAFTTAAVRALTADQLAVLTSDQLEALQLAPLATRQIVALTTDQIAALSTADFAALLTAQVAALTSDQAFAITSDQMVALNTAQLRALSTSTLAALATDRIAALSNSDLASLSTRQIAVLTTDQLGGLSTAQMRALTTQEIAALTQIQLGAMTDTQLDALLTLAALSTRQLQALSTDQVSHLNLADLQSLSSRQISALTSDQVANMTTDQIAGMLIAQLRALGVVAIQALTTDQINAISNNSLANLSTRQIAALTIDQVIALRTDQIMALTTQEIAALTTAQKSVLSSDQLAALSSLASFSTASIAALTTDQIASLPLPILATLTTAQIAALTTDQAMVLRTEAIVALSTKQVRALTSRQLGALTTDQIQAMELEDLQALTSRQIVGLTTDQIVSLLQSQVAGFSTQIIASLTTQQIRALTTDQMAALVSLAPLTSRQISALTTDQIASLTSIATLKTNQIAGLTSAQIGALTTDQVIALTTQQVRSLTLATLAALTTDQVMVIENEDIAALGSNQIVALSSDQLAVLSAPQFASISTKVLSALATKQIAALSTDQVNSLASLAPLTTSQVRALTTDQLINLLVGQISTLKTAQLGALSSVQLQSLTTDQVVALTTQQVRGLGATALTRLTTDQIAAIELVDIAALSTAQVASLRTDQIVALTVFQLGAFTSQEIGALTTAQMAVMTTEQFAALGSLGGFGTKQIAGMSSDQIMALTPTQIANLKTAQLAALSTFQIQFLNSDQIPALTTAQMRALTTRQIAALTTDQLNALEDVDLRALTTRQIVALTSDQLGGLLLTQYGNLSTQEIAGFSTRQIGYLSVAQLEALATLTALTSSQVRALTTDQLFNMSVGALTSLKTSQIAALGSAQVDGLTDQQLIALSTAQVRSLSTSLLSHLSAAQIIVIETEDFAALSTAQLRALTTDQMAVLTLDQLRSLSAASVAAFTAAQLSALDATQQGALGNLPDFSTAQIAAMPTSRVATLTQSEIESLSTKQIAALTSQQIAVLDASQLAFLGGTQLGALTTRALTGLDSANLQYIDAEDFAFFKSAQLQSLSSAQLMLLNSDQVAALTTQSVSGLKATQIALLSADQLNALAKISALSTLQIRALTSDQLPGLSADQIAALSSRQIAALSQTQTPFLNSDQIIALETGDLIAMNTRALQALTAGQIAAIEAQDIAALRSAQLSVFTTDQLLALTVDQIAAFSTAAMTGLTVNQAKVITSDQIVALSGIQLRALSTKAIAALDTDQFTAIEAADMSSLTTAQLIALGTKDMAVIRNDQLQALSSQQVRALTTAQVQALTTEQQGMILPWLGTRQVPGLGTDSLSSLDDAQLAALTTAQVAVLSTKQIASLTASQIPVLSVVQWRAVSTNGIRALSADQLAAMEEEDLKGLKTNQFAALSSTQIQLLSVDQMGVLTTGQIASMTADQIKALSTEQLAGLSSLSPLTALQFVALTSDQLQSLDGEHIASLKTSQIASLNKIQMGALNTAQIVALTTAQARALTQIAMSGLNSDQIVAIEVEDLQALTTAQLSYLNSRQFSFLTLNQLAELKSSQLPGITANDIKAMTTEQLNALSTLGNLNMGQVQALTSDQLSSLDADSFESLRSAQMAALKPAQVAQLSTAQLGSLSTQQAAGLTLQYLTTDQLTQLSLTAMAGITSSQLPLLTTTQLNALEVDQLAAISSKVLPSLKATQIAALRTDQLNALSTLGNLVFAQVQALTSDQLNTLDADSFETLRSSQFVSLKAGQVAQLSTVQLANLTAQQLPGLSLQYLTTDQLPQLSLTTMGAISSSQLTKLTTVQIATLTAEQLNALSTKALPSLLASQVKALSTDQLNSFSSMTKLGTAQIGYLTSNQIAMLDDSLFNSMSTKQLAVLGSTQILGLTVSQISTFSTSDIRALSINALNALNSDQLAALDATDIIALKTNQISGLKPAVFAQLSVDQLSTLTMSQVLVLLKSQRDALSDEQRAALTASPLVLDLDGNGITTLSIASGVQFDIRAGGQKVNTGWVGSGDGLLAMDRNGDGLITDGSELFGTATNSSNGGKTSDGFAALAELDNNHDGVVDSKDARYGDLRVWVDANADGISQADELKTLIELVVASMQVAAQQTSVLNQGNWVGLTSSYTSADGSTHEVADVWFLAQRTATLTQAIGSYGQQVGSPGGNNTAGGQLTQPSTDSSLNNSVAALADQLQHYQSTAALSGSATAQHDDWLRKQANASQGFLAAK; the protein is encoded by the coding sequence ATGACCTCGATCGTAATAACACTGACCACTGACGACATCATCGGCCTGGGGACGAAGAATATCGCCGCCCTCACCACCGAGGACATGCAGGCGTTCAATTCCGATCAGATTGCGGCCCTTTCCACCGCCAATGTGCGTGTGCTGTCGACCCAGCAGATGGCCTTCCTCAGCCTGGACGGCCTGATCGGCCTGACCACGGACGGCATCCAGGCCCTCAAAGCAGCCAACATCACCGCCTTGAACTCGGACCAGCTGCTGACCCTGAGCACGGACCAACTGGTCGCGCTGACCACCCAGCACATGACCGCGCTGACCACGCGCCAGTTGAACCTGCTGGCGCCGACCCAGATCGCCGCGCTGGAGACCCAGGATGTGCGCGCCCTGCTGAGCCAGCAGATCAACAGCATCAGCTCGGACCAGATCGTCAACCTGAGCACCGACCAGTTGACCAGCATGAGCTCGACGCAGCTGCGCGCCATCAGCACCCGCGCCATCACCGCGCTCACCAGCGACCAAGTGGCTGCCCTGGTGTCGAACCAGCTGCAGCAGATCGCCACCCACCAGATCAACGCGCTGACCGCCGGCCAGTTGTACACCGTCACCACCGACCAGATCGCCCAGCTCAGCACCTTGCAGATCAGCTCGCTGGCCACCCAGTCGCTGCAAAGCCTGAGCAGCGACCAGATCGCCGCCATCGAAACGCGCGACCTGATCTGGATGAGCAGCCAGCAAATCCGCGCGCTCGGCTACGACCAGCTGATCGGCCTGACCACCGACCAGGCCCACGCGCTGCGCAGCAATGAAATTGCGGCCTTGCGCGCCGACCAGATCAACGTGCTCAGCACCGACCAGGTGCTGGCCTTGACCTCGCTGGCGCCGCTGACCTCGGCCCAGATCGCCGGCCTCACCACCGACCACGTCACCTCGCTGGCCACGCGCACCATCGCCGCCCTGACCACGGCCCAGTTGGCCGCGCTCAACGCCGACCAGGTGGTGGCCCTCAACACCGACCAGGTGGTCGCGCTGAGCTCGGCGCAGGTATCGGCCCTGACCACCAATCTGATCACCCAGCTCACCACGGACCAGATCGTCGCCATCGAAACGCGCGACATTCCGGCCCTGACCAGCAGCCAGCTGCGCGCCCTCAATAGCGACCAGCTGGTGGCCCTGACCACCAGCCAGATCGCCATGCTGGCCACCGCCATCCTGCCGACGCTGCGCCCGGACCAGCTGGCCGCGCTGACCACCGACCAGATCGCCGCGCTCAAATCGCTGGTGCCGCTGACCACTGCGCAAATCCAGGGCCTGACCACCGACCAGCTGGTCTGGATGGACACCAAGGACCTGGTGGCGCTCAGCACCACCCAGCTGGCGGCCCTGACGCCGGACCAGATCATGGCGCTGACCACCGACCAGGTGATTTTGCTCACCACCGCCCAGATCGCCGGTCTGACCACCAATATGCTGGTGCAGATGAACACGGCCCAGGTGCAGGCCATTGAAACCCGCGACATCCCGGCCCTGAGCAGCAGCCAGCTGCGTGTGCTCAATAGCGACCAGCTGGTGGCCATGACCACCGCCCAGTTCGCCGTAATGGCAAGCGACATGCTGGCCAACCTGCTGCCGGAACAGGTCGCCGTGCTGTCGAGCGACCAGTTGGCCAGCTTGAAGAATCTGCTGACCCTGACCACCGCCCAGTTCGCCGCGCTGACCACCGACCAGCTGGTCACGCTGGAAAGCCGCGACCTGGTGGCCCTCACCAGCAAGCAGCTGGCCGCACTGACGCCGGACCAGATCATCGCGCTGACCACCGACCAGGTCGTACTGCTGACCACGGCCCAGGTGAACGCGCTGACCACCAGCGTGTTCGCGCAGCTCAACACTGCCCAGATCCAGGCCATCGAAACGCGCGACATCCGCGCCCTGAACACGGCCCAGATCCGCGCCCTGAACAGCGACCAGCTGATCGCCTTGAGCACCGACCAGATCTACGCCCTGACCACGGAAAGCGCGCAAGCGCTGCGTCCGGACCAACTGATGGTGCTGACCACCGACCAGATCATCGCCATCAAGTCGCTGCTGCCGCTGACCACCACCCAGATCTCCTCGCTCACCACCGACCAGATCGCCGCGCTGGAAACCGCCGCCATTGCCGGCCTCAGCAACGCCCAGCTGGCTTCGCTGAACTCCGACCAGGTGCAGGCGCTGACCTCCGACCAGCTGATCGGCCTCACCACCGCCCAGGTCGCCGGCCTGAACACCGTCACCCTGGGCGCGCTGACCACGCTGCAAGTGCAGGCGCTGGAAACGCGCGACGTCGCAGTGCTGAGCGGCAACCAGATTCGCGGCTTCAACAGCGACCAGATCGTCGCCCTGACCACCGACCAGATCAGCATGCTCAGCACCGCCGCCGAGCAGGCCCTGACGGCCGAGCAGGTCGCGGCCCTGACCACCGACCAGATCGTCGCCCTGAAATCCCTGGTGCCGCTGACCACCGCGCAGATCCAGGCGCTGACCACCGGCCAGCTGATCTCGATTGAAAGCAAGGACGTCATTGCCCTGACCAGCGTGCAGCTGGCCGCGCTCAACAGCGACCAGGTGCAGGCCCTGACCAGCGACCAGGTGATCGGCCTGACCGTGACCCAGTATGCCAACATGAGCACGGCCATGCTCAATATGTTGACCACCGACCAGATCCGCTACGTGGAAACGCGCGACATCGCCGCCCTGCGCGCGGCGCAGGTGGCGCAGCTGTCCACCGACCAGATCGTGGCGCTGCTCACCGACCAGTTCACCGCGCTCAGCAGCGCGGCCGTGGGCGCGCTCACCACCGACCAGATCAGCGTGCTGACCAGCGACCAGCTGAACGCCATGAGCACCCTGGCCGGCGTCTCCAGCCGCCAGTTGACCGCCTTCACCACCGCGCAGATCAGCGCCCTGACCACGCGCAACCTGGCCTCGCTGGCCAGCAACCAGCTCGGCGTGCTCAACACCGACCAGGTGCTGGCCCTGACCACCGACCAGATCGTCGCCCTCAGCGGCGGCCAGTTCCGTGGCCTGAGCTCGGACGCCATCGCCGCCCTCAGCACCGACCAGATCCGCGCCATCGAAACGCGCGACATCGCCATGCTGAACGTGCAGCAGGTCAACAAGCTGACCACCGACCAGATCATTGCCATGGGCACCGAGCAGATCTACGCGCTCGGCACGGCCCAGGAAATGGCTCTGACCGACGACCAGATCACCGCCCTCACCACCGACCAGATCGACGCCCTGCGCTCGCTGGCCGTGCTGAGCACGCGCCAGATCCGCGCCCTCACCAGCGACCAGATCGGCGCCATCAATTCCGCCGACCTGGTGACCCTGACCACGCGCCAGCTGGCCGCCTTCAGCAGCGACCAGCTGCAGTCGCTCAACACCGAGCAGATCATCGCGCTCAGCAGTTCGCAGATCGCCGCCCTGAGCAACAGCGCCATCGCCGTGCTCAGCACCGATGCCATCGCGGCCATCGAAACGCGCGACATCCGCGCCATGCGCACCTCGCAGATCGCCAATCTGAGCCTGGCCCAGGTTATGGCGCTGCGCACCGACCAGCTGGCCGCCTTCACCACGGCCGCCGTGCGCGCCCTGACGGCCGACCAGTTGGCCGTGCTGACCAGCGACCAGCTGGAAGCCCTGCAGCTGGCGCCGCTGGCCACGCGCCAGATCGTCGCCCTCACCACCGACCAGATCGCCGCACTGAGCACCGCCGACTTCGCCGCCCTGCTGACCGCGCAGGTCGCCGCGCTGACCTCGGACCAGGCGTTCGCCATCACCAGCGACCAGATGGTGGCGCTCAACACCGCCCAGCTGCGCGCCCTGAGCACCAGCACGCTGGCGGCGCTGGCCACCGACCGCATCGCCGCGCTGAGCAATAGCGACCTGGCGTCGCTGAGCACGCGCCAGATCGCCGTGCTGACCACCGACCAGCTGGGCGGCCTGAGTACCGCGCAAATGCGCGCCCTGACCACCCAGGAAATCGCCGCACTGACGCAAATCCAGCTCGGCGCCATGACCGACACCCAACTCGACGCCCTGCTGACCCTGGCCGCGCTCAGTACGCGCCAGCTGCAAGCGCTGAGCACCGACCAGGTCTCGCACCTGAACCTGGCCGACCTGCAATCGCTGAGCTCGCGCCAGATCAGCGCGCTGACGAGCGACCAGGTGGCGAACATGACCACCGACCAGATCGCCGGCATGCTGATCGCCCAACTGCGCGCGCTGGGCGTGGTCGCCATTCAGGCCCTGACCACCGACCAGATCAACGCCATCAGCAACAACAGCCTGGCCAATCTGAGCACGCGCCAGATCGCCGCGCTGACCATCGACCAGGTGATCGCGCTGCGCACCGACCAGATCATGGCGCTGACCACGCAGGAAATCGCCGCCCTCACCACCGCGCAGAAATCGGTGCTGAGCAGCGACCAACTGGCCGCCCTGAGCTCGCTGGCGAGCTTCTCGACCGCGTCCATCGCGGCCCTGACCACCGATCAAATCGCCTCACTGCCGCTGCCGATCCTGGCCACCCTGACCACGGCGCAGATTGCCGCACTCACCACCGACCAGGCCATGGTGCTGCGCACCGAAGCCATTGTTGCGCTGAGCACCAAGCAGGTCCGCGCACTGACCAGCCGCCAGCTCGGCGCCCTCACCACCGACCAGATCCAGGCCATGGAACTGGAAGACCTGCAAGCCTTGACCAGCCGCCAGATCGTCGGCCTGACCACCGACCAGATCGTCAGCTTGCTGCAGAGCCAGGTGGCCGGCTTCTCGACCCAGATCATCGCCTCGCTGACCACCCAGCAGATCCGCGCGCTGACCACCGACCAGATGGCAGCGCTGGTCTCGCTGGCGCCGCTGACGAGCCGCCAGATCAGCGCCCTGACGACCGATCAGATCGCCAGCCTGACCAGCATCGCCACGCTCAAAACCAACCAGATCGCCGGTCTCACCAGCGCCCAGATCGGCGCCCTGACCACCGACCAGGTGATCGCGCTGACCACGCAGCAGGTGCGCAGCCTGACCCTGGCCACGCTGGCCGCCCTCACCACCGACCAGGTGATGGTGATTGAAAACGAAGACATTGCCGCACTCGGCAGCAACCAGATCGTCGCCCTCAGCAGCGACCAGCTGGCCGTGCTGAGCGCGCCGCAGTTCGCCAGCATCAGTACCAAAGTGCTGAGCGCCCTGGCCACCAAGCAGATCGCCGCCCTCAGCACCGACCAGGTCAACAGCCTGGCCTCGCTGGCGCCGCTGACCACGTCCCAGGTGCGGGCCTTGACCACGGACCAGCTCATCAACCTGCTGGTAGGCCAGATCAGCACTCTCAAGACCGCCCAGCTGGGCGCGCTCAGCAGCGTGCAGCTGCAGTCGCTGACCACCGACCAGGTGGTGGCGCTGACCACGCAGCAAGTGCGCGGCCTGGGTGCGACCGCCCTGACCCGTTTGACCACCGACCAGATCGCCGCGATTGAACTGGTCGACATCGCCGCGCTCAGCACCGCCCAGGTGGCGAGCTTGCGCACCGACCAGATCGTCGCGCTGACGGTGTTCCAGCTCGGCGCCTTCACCTCGCAGGAAATCGGCGCCCTGACCACCGCCCAGATGGCGGTGATGACCACCGAACAGTTCGCCGCCCTCGGCAGCCTGGGCGGCTTCGGCACCAAGCAGATCGCCGGCATGTCGTCCGACCAGATCATGGCGCTGACACCGACTCAGATCGCGAATCTGAAAACCGCGCAGTTGGCGGCGCTCAGCACCTTCCAGATCCAGTTCCTCAACAGCGATCAGATCCCGGCGCTGACCACCGCGCAGATGCGCGCGCTGACCACGCGCCAGATCGCCGCGCTGACCACCGACCAGCTCAACGCGCTGGAAGACGTCGACCTGCGCGCGCTCACCACGCGCCAGATCGTCGCCCTCACCAGCGACCAGTTGGGCGGCTTGCTGCTGACCCAGTACGGCAACCTCAGCACGCAAGAGATCGCTGGCTTCAGCACGCGCCAGATCGGCTACCTGAGCGTCGCCCAGCTGGAAGCGCTGGCCACCCTGACCGCGCTCACCAGCAGCCAGGTGCGTGCGCTGACCACCGATCAGCTGTTCAATATGTCGGTCGGCGCCCTGACCTCGCTCAAAACCAGCCAGATCGCTGCCTTGGGCAGCGCCCAGGTCGATGGCCTGACCGATCAGCAATTGATCGCGCTGTCGACGGCACAGGTCCGCTCGCTGTCGACTTCGTTGCTGTCGCATCTGAGCGCGGCGCAGATCATCGTCATCGAAACCGAAGACTTCGCCGCCCTCAGCACCGCCCAGCTGCGCGCGCTGACCACCGACCAGATGGCGGTGCTGACGCTTGACCAATTACGCTCACTGAGCGCCGCCAGCGTGGCGGCCTTCACGGCGGCCCAGCTAAGCGCGCTCGACGCGACCCAGCAGGGCGCGCTCGGCAATCTTCCCGACTTCTCCACCGCCCAGATCGCCGCGATGCCGACCAGCCGCGTCGCCACGCTGACGCAAAGCGAAATCGAATCGCTGAGCACCAAGCAGATCGCCGCACTGACCTCACAACAGATCGCCGTGCTCGACGCCAGCCAACTGGCCTTCCTGGGCGGCACCCAGCTGGGTGCGCTGACCACCAGGGCGCTCACCGGCCTGGACTCGGCCAACCTCCAGTACATCGATGCGGAAGACTTCGCCTTCTTCAAATCGGCACAGCTGCAATCGCTGAGCTCAGCCCAGCTGATGCTGCTCAACAGCGACCAGGTCGCCGCGCTGACCACGCAAAGCGTGTCCGGCCTGAAAGCCACCCAGATCGCGCTGCTGAGCGCCGACCAGCTCAACGCGCTGGCGAAAATCTCGGCCTTGAGCACGCTGCAGATCCGCGCCCTGACCAGCGACCAGTTGCCTGGCCTGAGCGCCGACCAGATCGCGGCCCTGAGCTCGCGCCAGATCGCCGCGCTGAGCCAGACGCAAACGCCGTTCCTCAACAGCGACCAGATCATCGCCCTGGAGACGGGCGACCTGATCGCCATGAACACGCGGGCCCTGCAGGCGCTGACCGCCGGCCAGATCGCCGCCATCGAAGCCCAGGACATCGCCGCGCTGCGCTCGGCCCAGCTGTCGGTCTTCACCACCGACCAGCTCCTGGCGCTGACGGTCGACCAGATCGCCGCGTTCAGCACCGCCGCCATGACCGGGCTGACCGTCAACCAGGCCAAGGTCATCACCAGTGACCAGATCGTCGCCCTCAGCGGCATCCAGTTGCGCGCGCTCAGCACCAAAGCCATCGCCGCGCTCGACACCGACCAGTTCACCGCCATTGAAGCGGCCGACATGTCCTCGCTGACCACGGCGCAGCTCATTGCGTTGGGCACCAAGGACATGGCCGTCATCCGCAACGACCAGCTGCAGGCGCTGAGCTCGCAACAGGTGCGCGCGCTGACCACGGCCCAGGTGCAAGCTCTGACCACCGAGCAGCAAGGCATGATCCTGCCATGGCTGGGCACGCGCCAGGTACCGGGCCTGGGCACCGACAGTCTGAGCTCGCTGGACGACGCGCAGCTGGCGGCGCTGACCACGGCGCAAGTGGCCGTGCTGTCGACCAAGCAGATCGCCTCGCTCACGGCCAGCCAGATTCCAGTGCTGAGCGTGGTCCAATGGCGTGCCGTCAGCACCAACGGTATCCGCGCGCTGAGCGCCGACCAGCTCGCTGCGATGGAAGAAGAAGACCTGAAGGGCCTGAAAACCAACCAGTTTGCGGCCCTGAGCTCGACGCAAATCCAGCTCTTGAGCGTGGACCAGATGGGTGTGCTGACCACTGGCCAGATCGCCTCCATGACGGCGGATCAGATCAAGGCACTGAGCACTGAACAACTCGCCGGTCTGAGTTCGCTCAGCCCGCTGACGGCGCTGCAGTTCGTTGCGCTGACCAGCGACCAGCTGCAGTCGCTCGATGGCGAGCATATCGCCAGCCTCAAGACTTCACAGATCGCCTCACTCAACAAGATCCAGATGGGCGCGCTCAACACCGCCCAGATCGTCGCCCTGACGACGGCGCAGGCCCGGGCGCTGACGCAGATCGCCATGTCGGGCCTCAACTCGGACCAGATCGTCGCCATCGAAGTGGAAGACCTGCAGGCGCTCACCACCGCCCAGCTAAGCTACCTCAACTCGCGCCAATTCAGCTTCCTGACGCTCAATCAGTTGGCCGAGCTGAAGAGCAGCCAGTTGCCAGGCATCACCGCCAACGACATCAAGGCCATGACCACCGAACAGCTCAACGCGCTGTCGACTCTGGGCAACCTGAACATGGGGCAAGTGCAGGCCCTGACCTCGGACCAGCTGAGTTCGCTGGACGCCGACAGCTTCGAGTCGCTGCGTTCGGCCCAGATGGCGGCATTGAAACCGGCGCAAGTGGCGCAGCTGTCGACCGCCCAGTTGGGCAGCCTGTCCACCCAGCAAGCGGCCGGCTTGACGCTGCAATACCTGACCACCGACCAGCTGACACAACTGAGCTTGACGGCGATGGCCGGCATCACCTCGTCGCAGCTGCCACTGCTCACCACGACACAGCTCAATGCGTTGGAAGTAGACCAGCTCGCCGCGATATCGAGCAAGGTGCTGCCATCGCTGAAAGCGACGCAGATTGCGGCCCTGAGAACCGACCAGCTCAACGCCTTGTCCACGCTCGGCAACTTGGTATTTGCGCAAGTGCAAGCGCTGACCTCGGACCAGTTGAACACGCTGGACGCCGACAGCTTCGAAACGCTGCGCTCTTCCCAGTTCGTGTCGCTGAAAGCGGGACAAGTCGCCCAGCTGTCCACTGTACAACTGGCGAACCTGACCGCCCAGCAACTGCCCGGCCTGTCCCTGCAATACCTCACCACCGACCAGCTGCCGCAACTGAGCTTGACGACCATGGGCGCCATCAGCTCCTCGCAGTTGACCAAGCTGACCACGGTGCAGATCGCGACGCTGACGGCGGAGCAACTTAACGCGCTGTCGACCAAGGCGCTGCCGTCGCTGCTCGCCAGCCAGGTCAAGGCCCTCAGCACCGACCAGTTGAATAGCTTCAGCAGCATGACCAAACTGGGCACGGCGCAGATCGGCTACCTGACCTCGAACCAGATCGCCATGCTGGACGACTCGCTGTTCAACTCGATGAGTACCAAGCAGCTGGCGGTGCTGGGCTCGACCCAGATCCTTGGCCTGACCGTGTCGCAGATCAGCACCTTCAGCACCTCCGACATACGGGCGCTGTCGATCAACGCCCTGAATGCCTTAAACTCCGACCAACTGGCGGCGCTGGATGCCACCGACATCATCGCGCTGAAAACCAATCAGATCAGCGGCCTGAAGCCCGCCGTTTTTGCGCAACTGAGTGTTGATCAGCTCAGCACGCTGACCATGAGCCAGGTACTGGTGCTACTGAAGTCGCAACGCGATGCGCTGTCGGACGAGCAGCGTGCCGCCCTCACCGCCAGCCCGCTGGTACTCGACCTGGACGGCAACGGCATCACCACGCTCAGCATCGCCTCGGGTGTGCAGTTCGACATCCGCGCCGGCGGCCAGAAGGTCAATACCGGCTGGGTCGGTTCCGGCGACGGCCTGCTGGCGATGGACCGCAACGGCGACGGCCTGATCACCGATGGTAGCGAACTGTTCGGCACCGCCACCAACAGCAGCAACGGCGGCA